A single window of Triplophysa dalaica isolate WHDGS20190420 chromosome 14, ASM1584641v1, whole genome shotgun sequence DNA harbors:
- the LOC130435204 gene encoding extracellular calcium-sensing receptor-like, giving the protein MARLCVTLLTFCLMLYIGVQSQSKRKDMCIYQGDDDIHSFYQGGDVVLGGLFPLHSSPIALISSFRTKPKPTEYKFFTSRALRWMQTMIFAVKEINQRRDLLPNLSLGYHIRDSCDDIPVSVKRSLLLVNGQPERGREGQDCQDTQKQPSPVIVGDAASGISMAVLRTLGSFKIPLVSYFASCSCLSNKREFPAFMRTMPSDAFQIKALVKLVHYFQWTWVGVIGVESDYARFAIQLFLKESERFNICPAYVHFYPVALVQDAVKELVDILKSFSATVILNFSGESEMHSILKECRRQNVTHLQWIASEAWATSQALWEDFGDLLKGTLGFAIRRADIPNIGRFLKNLNVPVAQTSQLFSEFWEETFHCRINGSLNTHVHREDVQNWPTCNGSESLDDVYSPYSDVSQLRVSYNVYKAVYLIAHALHDMRTCISGKGPFQNGTCGSLNPILPWQLLYYMKQTNFTTLGEEVRFDNNGDPIASYDLMNWQRSSDGSLQLVRVGFYDASLEEDKDLIIDEPIIMWHRGEKAPESLCSKSCLPGFRKARQKGKPICCFDCIPCAEGEISNQTDSIDCLTCSKETWPNQAQDQCIPKTLEFLSFQEPLGIVLWSVSALGAFTTLAVLGVFIKYRKTPVIRGNNMELSLLLLLFLSACFLISLTFIGKPTDWLCRVRYPAFGISFALCISCILAKTVVVLMAFRATLPGSDVMKWFGPAQQRSSVIVCTCVQALICIIWLTTKPPFASHNTKFMSATLIVECTVGSEVGFWCVLGYIGFLACLCFLLAFLARKLPDNFNEAKFITFSMLIFFAVWITFIPVYVSTRGKYTVAVHVFAILASAFGLLLCIFAPKCYIVLMKPEKNDKRSMMKK; this is encoded by the exons ATGGCGCGGCTCTGTGTAACTCTGCTCACATTTTGCCTAATGCTCTATATTGGTGTGCAGAGTCAATCTAAAAGAAAGGACATGTGTATTTACCAGGGAGATGATGATATTCACAGCTTTTACCAGGGGGGAGATGTGGTTCTGGGGGGGCTTTTTCCTTTACATTCCAGCCCTATTGCATTGATATCTTCTTTCAGGACCAAACCAAAGCCAACAGAGtataaatt CTTCACCTCTCGAGCACTGAGGTGGATGCAGACGATGATCTttgctgttaaagaaataaaccaGCGGCGGGACTTATTGCCAAATCTGTCTCTGGGCTACCACATCAGAGATAGCTGTGATGACATACCTGTATCTGTTAAAAGATCTCTTCTCCTGGTAAATGGACAGccagagagaggcagagagggACAAGACTGTCAAGACACACAAAAGCAGCCCAGTCCTGTGATTGTAGGAGACGCTGCATCAGGAATATCTATGGCTGTTTTGAGAACTCTGGGCTCCTTTAAAATACCTttg GTGAGCTACTTTGCATCCTGCTCCTGTCTCAGTAACAAGAGAGAGTTTCCAGCATTCATGAGGACAATGCCAAGTGATGCTTTTCAGATTAAGGCTCTAGTAAAACTGGTCCATTATTTTCAGTGGACATGGGTCGGGGTGATCGGCGTGGAATCAGACTACGCTCGCTTTGCCATCCAGCTCTTCCTGAAAGAATCAGAAAGATTTAATATTTGTCCTGCTTATGTTCACTTTTATCCTGTTGCGCTGGTTCAAGATGCAGTAAAGGAGCTTGTGGACATTTTAAAATCCTTTTCTGCCACAGTCATACTAAACTTTTCTGGAGAGTCAGAAATGCATAGTATCCTAAAAGAGTGCAGACGACAAAATGTGACACATCTTCAATGGATTGCTAGTGAGGCCTGGGCCACATCACAAGCTCTCTGGGAGGATTTTGGAGATTTATTAAAGGGAACACTGGGATTTGCCATAAGAAGGGCTGATATTCCAAATATTGGCAGGTTCctcaaaaatttaaatgttccAGTTGCACAAACGTCCCAATTATTCTCTGAGTTTTGGGAAGAGACTTTCCATTGTCGGATAAATGGGTCTTTAAATACTCATGTACACAGAGAGGATGTTCAGAACTGGCCAACCTGCAATGGCAGCGAGAGTCTGGATGATGTGTACAGCCCTTATTCAGATGTTTCACAACTCAGAGTCTCTTACAATGTTTACAAAGCTGTATATCTCATAGCTCATGCACTACATGATATGAGAACATGTATCTCAGGAAAAGGCCCTTTTCAGAACGGGACATGCGGGAGTCTAAATCCCATTCTGCCATGGCAG CTTCTGTACTACATGAAGCAAACAAATTTCACAACATTAGGGGAAGAGGTGAGATTTGATAACAATGGTGACCCCATTGCATCATATGATCTGATGAACTGGCAAAGAAGTTCTGACGGCTCCCTTCAGCTGGTGAGGGTGGGGTTCTATGATGCATCCCTTGAAGAGGACAAGGACCTAATAATAGATGAGCCAATAATTATGTGGCACAGAGGAGAGAAG GCACCAGAATCACTGTGCAGTAAAAGCTGTCTGCCAGGCTTCAGGAAGGCCAGGCAAAAAGGAAAGCCAATCTGCTGCTTTGACTGTATACCATGTGCAGAAGGAGAAATCAGTAATCAAACAG ACTCAATAGATTGCCTGACATGTTCAAAGGAGACATGGCCGAACCAAGCCCAAGACCAGTGCATCCCCAAGACTTTagagtttttgtcttttcaggaGCCCTTGGGAATAGTTCTGTGGTCAGTTTCAGCACTCGGGGCATTTACAACATTAGCAGTGCTTGGTGTGTTTATAAAGTACAGAAAGACCCCAGTCATACGAGGGAATAACATGGAACTAAGTTTGCTCCTCCTCCTGTTCCTCTCTGCATGTTTTCTGATAAGTCTGACATTTATAGGAAAGCCCACTGACTGGCTATGCCGGGTTCGGTATCCAGCTTTTGGAATCAGCTTTGCTCTCTGTATCTCATGCATTCTGGCaaaaactgttgttgttttaatggCATTCAGGGCCACTCTCCCTGGCAGTGAtgtcatgaaatggtttggtcctgctCAACAAAGGTCAAGTGTAATCGTGTGCACTTGTGTGCAAGCACTTATTTGCATTATATGGTTAACAACCAAACCACCATTTGCTTCGCATAACACCAAGTTCATGAGTGCAACTTTAATCGTTGAATGTACTGTAGGATCTGAAGTTGGATTTTGGTGTGTGTTAGGATACATTGGATTTCTGGCTTGCTTGTGTTTCTTATTGGCATTTTTGGCCAGAAAACTACCAGATAACTTTAATGAGGCTAAATTCATCACATTCAGTATGCTGATATTTTTTGCTGTTTGGATTACCTTCATTCCAGTTTATGTGAGCACACGTGGAAAGTATACTGTCGCTGTCCATGTCTTCGCTATTCTAGCATCTGCCTTTGGTCTCCTACTGTGTATATTTGCCCCtaaatgttatattgtattaatgaaacctgaaaaaaatgacaaaagaagtATGATGAAGAAATAA
- the LOC130435203 gene encoding extracellular calcium-sensing receptor-like, which produces MARLSATLPTFCILLSIGVHSQSRSKDKCTYQGDEDTLSFYQGGDVVLGGLFPLHFSPVSLDLSFRTKPKPTEYKFFTPRALRWMQTMIFAVEEINQRQDLLTNLSLGYHIRDSCDDIPVSVKRSLLLVNGQPERGREGQDCQDTQKQPSPVIVGDAASGISMAVLRTLGSFKIPLVSYFASCSCLSNNREFPGFMRTMPSDVFQIKALVKLVHYFQWTWVGVIGVNNDYARFAIQLFLKESERFNICPAYVHFYPVAPIKDAVEELVNILKASSATVIINFSVESDLHSILTECRRQNVTHLQWIASEAWATSQGLWDNFSDLLKGTLGFAIRRAYIPKLGSYLKTVNVPVAKTSHFLSEFWEETFRCQIKGSLNTHVHIEDAQNWSPCNGTESLDDVYSPYSDVSQLRVSYNVYKAVYLIAHALHDMSTCISGKGPFQNGTCGSLNPILPWQLLYYMKRTHFTTLGEEVRFDDNGDPIASYDLMNWQRSSDGSLQLVRAGFYDASLEEDKDLIIDEPIIMWHRGEKAPESLCSKSCLPGFRKARQKGKPICCFDCIPCAEGEISNQTDSIDCLTCSKETWPNQAQDQCIPKTLEFLSFQEPLGIVLWSVSALGAFTTLAVLGVFTMYRRTPVIRGNNMELSFLLLFFLSACFLISLTFIGKPTDWLCRVRYAAFGISFALCISCILAKTVVVLMAFRATLPGSDVMKWFGPAQQRSSVIVCTCVQALICIIWLTTKPPFASHNTKFMSATLIVECTVGSEVGFWCVLGYIGFLACLCFLLAFLARKLPDNFNEAKFITFSMLIFFAVWITFIPVYVSTRGKYTVAVHVFAILASAFGLLLCIFAPKCYIVLMKPEKNDKKNMMKK; this is translated from the exons atGGCACGGCTTTCTGCAACTCTGCCCACATTTTGCATTCTGCTGTCTATTGGTGTGCACAGTCAGTCTCGAAGCAAAGACAAGTGCACGTATCAGGGAGATGAGGATACTCTCAGCTTTTACCAGGGAGGAGATGTAGTTTTGGGAGGGCTTTTTCCACTGCACTTCAGCCCTGTATCATTGGATTTATCATTCAGGACCAAACCAAAGCCAACAGAATATAAATT CTTCACCCCTCGAGCACTGAGGTGGATGCAGACGATGATATTTGCAGTTGAAGAAATAAACCAGCGGCAGGACTTATTGACAAATCTATCTCTTGGTTACCACATCAGAGATAGCTGTGATGACATACCTGTATCTGTTAAAAGATCTCTTCTCCTGGTCAATGGACAGccagagagaggcagagagggACAAGACTGTCAAGACACACAAAAGCAGCCCAGTCCTGTGATTGTAGGAGACGCTGCATCAGGAATATCTATGGCTGTTTTGAGAACTCTGGGCTCCTTTAAAATACCTTTG GTGAGTTATTTTGCATCCTGCTCCTGTCTCAGTAACAACAGAGAGTTTCCAGGATTCATGAGGACAATGCCAAGTGATGTCTTTCAAATAAAGGCTTTGGTAAAGCTTGTCCATTATTTTCAATGGACGTGGGTCGGGGTGATCGGTGTGAATAATGACTACGCTCGCTTTGCCATCCAGCTCTTCCTGAAAGAATCAGAAAGATTTAATATCTGTCCTGCTTATGTTCACTTTTATCCTGTAGCACCGATCAAAGATGCTGTGGAGGAGCttgtgaacattttaaaagcCTCTTCTGCCACCGTTATAATAAACTTCTCAGTGGAATCAGATTTGCATAGTATCCTAACGGAGTGCAGACGACAAAATGTGACACATCTTCAATGGATTGCTAGTGAGGCCTGGGCCACATCACAAGGTCTTTGGGACAATTTTAGTGACTTATTAAAGGGAACATTGGGGTTTGCCATAAGAAGGGCCTATATTCCAAAGCTTGGCAGTTACCTTAAAACAGTAAATGTTCCAGTTGCAAAAACTTCCCATTTTCTCTCTGAGTTTTGGGAAGAGACTTTTCGTTGTCAGATAAAGGGGTCTTTAAATACTCATGTACACATAGAAGATGCTCAGAACTGGTCACCCTGCAATGGCACCGAGAGTCTGGATGATGTGTACAGCCCTTATTCAGATGTTTCACAACTCAGAGTCTCTTACAATGTTTACAAAGCTGTATATCTCATAGCTCATGCACTACATGATATGAGCACATGTATCTCAGGAAAAGGCCCTTTTCAGAACGGGACATGCGGGAGTCTAAATCCCATTCTGCCATGGCAG CTTCTGTACTACATGAAACGGACACATTTCACAACATTAGGGGAAGAGGTGAGATTTGATGACAATGGTGACCCCATTGCATCCTATGATCTGATGAACTGGCAAAGAAGTTCTGACGGCTCCCTTCAGCTGGTGAGGGCGGGGTTCTATGATGCATCCCTGGAAGAGGACAAGGACCTAATAATAGATGAGCCAATAATTATGTGGCACAGAGGAGAGAAG GCACCAGAATCACTGTGCAGTAAAAGCTGTCTGCCAGGCTTCAGGAAGGCCAGGCAAAAAGGAAAGCCAATCTGCTGCTTTGACTGTATACCATGTGCAGAAGGAGAAATCAGTAATCAAACAG ACTCAATAGATTGCCTGACATGTTCAAAGGAGACATGGCCTAACCAAGCCCAAGACCAGTGCATCCCCAAGACTTTagagtttttgtcttttcaggaGCCCTTGGGAATAGTTCTGTGGTCAGTTTCAGCACTCGGGGCATTTACAACATTAGCAGTGCTTGGTGTATTTACAATGTACAGAAGGACCCCAGTCATACGAGGGAATAACATGGAACTAAGTTTCCTTCTTCTGTTTTTCCTCTCTGCATGTTTTCTGATAAGTCTGACGTTTATAGGAAAGCCCACTGACTGGCTATGCCGGGTTCGGTATGCAGCTTTTGGAATCAGCTTTGCTCTCTGTATCTCATGCATTCTGGCaaaaactgttgttgttttaatggCATTCAGGGCCACTCTCCCTGGCAGTGAtgtcatgaaatggtttggtcctgctCAACAAAGGTCAAGTGTAATCGTGTGCACTTGTGTGCAAGCACTTATTTGCATTATATGGTTAACAACCAAACCACCATTTGCTTCGCATAACACCAAGTTCATGAGTGCAACTTTAATCGTTGAATGTACTGTAGGATCTGAAGTTGGATTTTGGTGTGTATTAGGATACATTGGATTTCTGGCTTGCTTGTGTTTCTTACTGGCATTTTTGGCCAGAAAACTACCAGATAACTTTAATGAGGCTAAATTCATCACATTCAGCATGCTGATATTTTTTGCTGTCTGGATTACCTTCATTCCAGTTTATGTGAGCACACGTGGAAAGTATACTGTCGCTGTCCATGTCTTCGCTATTCTAGCATCTGCCTTTGGTCTCCTGCTGTGTATATTTGCTCCtaaatgttatattgtattaatgaaacctgaaaaaaatgacaaaaagaatatgatgaaaaaataa
- the LOC130435960 gene encoding extracellular calcium-sensing receptor has product MPYIFKTGDIMIGGIFPIFNKQENLIASFERKMPRVKCNGFDLRAFRWTQVMMFALDEINRNEFLLPNISLGYKIMDSCASPTNVLRAALMLLSEQEEEKSTTQCHLPLTALVAESGSSQSLAVAGTLGPFRVPMVSYFSTCACLSDRSKYPTFFRTISSDYYQAKALASLVQQHGWTWIGALQSDNDYGRNGISAFTKEVEKIGVCIAFVGTILRTYPQNKINEVVELIKQSAVKVILAFVPEGDLYPLMKEVVRLNITGIQWIASEAWVTAARPSTPEMFKSFGGTVGFVVRKMAMPKLGPFLKNISPYSTSQSMFVSDFWETMAGCKPCLNCTPSANVKLNQICKGEEKLNYTDKFFDVSQLRVAYNVYQAVYAIAHAIHKVIFCKTDENNVTKQCLNISQITPKQVSDRLQKVNFVDDYGEKVFFDKNGDPPASYELINWQLRDGEVLHVAVGHFSTSTDGTYKLTVKKDYIRWNTGNLIPKSVCSETCPNGTRKAQIKGRPVCCFDCIPCADGSISNTTGAADCILCLEEYWSNERRDKCVIKATEFLSYTETMGIILTALSLFGASLTLATIIVFIHFRETPLVKANNSELSSLLLVSLFFCFLCPLTFIGEPTIWSCMLRHTAFGFTFALCISCVLGKTIVVVTAFRATLPGNNMAGKFGPVQQRIIVFSCTAVQIVICILWLKISPPFPDRALKYNNKKIILECNTGSDAAFYAVLGYISLLAAICLVLAFLARKLPDNFNEAKFISFSMLVFCAVWATFIPAYISSPGKYTVAVEIFAILSSAYGLLLSIFVPKCYIILIKPERNTKKHLMGKLRKASL; this is encoded by the exons ATGCCTTATATTTTCAAAACTGGGGATATCATGATTGGAGGAATTTTTCCCATTTTTAACAAACAAGAAAATTTAATTGCatcatttgaaagaaaaatgcCAAGAGTTAAATGTAATGG ATTTGACCTGCGTGCTTTCCGTTGGACTCAGGTCATGATGTTTGCACTAGATGAGATAAACCGGAATGAGTTTTTGCTTCCTAATATTTCTTTGGGATATAAAATAATGGACTCTTGTGCTTCTCCCACTAATGTTTTACGTGCTGCCCTCATGCTGCTAAGTGAGCAGGAGGAAGAGAAATCTACAACGCAGTGTCACCTTCCACTAACAGCTCTTGTAGCTGAATCAGGATCATCACAATCTTTAGCTGTTGCTGGAACACTCGGACCATTCAGAGTGCCGATG gtGAGTTACTTTTCAACATGTGCATGTTTAAGTGACAGAAGTAAATATCCAACATTTTTTCGTACAATATCAAGTGACTACTACCAAGCAAAGGCATTGGCTTCTCTTGTACAGCAACACGGATGGACCTGGATCGGAGCTTTACAGTCTGACAATGATTATGGAAGAAACGGAATATCAGCCTTCACAAAGGAAGTTGAAAAAATTGGAGTTTGTATTGCATTTGTTGGCACAATTTTACGAACATATCCCCAGAATAAAATCAACGAGGTTGTTGAACTGATAAAACAATCTGCAGTAAAAGTGATCCTGGCATTTGTGCCAGAGGGAGATCTTTATCCTCTAATGAAAGAAGTTGTGAGACTAAACATCACAGGAATTCAGTGGATTGCAAGTGAAGCGTGGGTAACTGCAGCCAGGCCATCTACCCCGGAAATGTTTAAGTCTTTTGGAGGGACAGTTGGATTTGTGGTACGAAAGATGGCAATGCCCAAACTAGGACcttttttgaaaaacatcagTCCTTATTCTACCTCACAATCTATGTTTGTCAGTGACTTCTGGGAAACAATGGCCGGCTGTAAACCCTGTCTTAACTGTACACCATCTGCAAATGTTAAGCTTAATCAAATATGTAAAGGAGAAGAAAAACTTAATTACACTGACAAATTTTTCGATGTATCACAACTGAGAGTAGCATATAATGTTTATCAAGCCGTGTATGCCATTGCACATGCCATTCATAAAGTGATTTTTtgcaaaacagatgaaaataatgtcacaaaacAGTGTCTAAACATATCACAAATAACTCCTAAACAG GTCAGCGATCGCTTGCAGAAGGTGAATTTTGTAGACGACTATGGAGAAAAAGTGTTCTTTGATAAGAACGGAGATCCACCCGCATCGTATGAGCTCATAAACTGGCAGCTAAGAGATGGAGAGGTGCTTCATGTTGCAGTGGGTCATTTCAGCACCTCCACAGATGGAACATATAAACTTACAGTAAAAAAGGATTACATCCGTTGGAACACAGGAAATTTG ATACCGAAGTCTGTCTGCTCGGAAACCTGCCCAAATGGCACACGAAAAGCACAAATCAAAGGACGGCCAGTGTGCTGCTTTGACTGCATCCCATGTGCTGATGGTTCCATATCAAATACAACAG GAGCAGCAGATTGCATTCTGTGCCTGGAAGAATACTGGTCGAATGAGAGGCGAGACAAGTGTGTCATAAAAGCCACTGAGTTTCTATCGTATACAGAAACAATGGGGATAATTCTGACTGCTTTATCCCTATTTGGAGCTAGTCTTACTTTGGCCACTATTATTGTCTTCATACACTTTCGAGAAACACCACTAGTTAAAGCGAACAACTCAGAGCTGAGCTCACTACTACTTGTTTCTCTGTTCTTTTGCTTCCTCTGTCCGCTTACTTTCATTGGCGAGCCGACCATCTGGTCATGCATGCTACGTCACACAGCATTCGGGTTCACTTTTGCCCTTTGcatttcttgtgttttgggGAAAACCATAGTAGTTGTCACTGCTTTCAGAGCCACATTACCAGGAAATAATATGGCTGGAAAGTTTGGGCCCGTACAACAAAGAATCATTGTTTTCTCTTGCACTGCAGTTCAAATAGTCATCTGTATACTATGGCTTAAAATTAGCCCACCATTTCCTGATAGAGCTCTTAAGTACAACAATAAAAAGATCATTTTAGAATGCAATACAGGATCCGATGCGGCATTTTACGCAGTTTTAGGATATATTAGCCTTCTCGCTGCTATCTGTTTGGTTCTGGCGTTTCTAGCTAGGAAGCTACCGGATAATTTTAACGAAGCCAAATTCATCTCGTTCAGTATGCTTGTATTTTGTGCTGTCTGGGCAACATTTATACCTGCTTACATCAGTTCACCTGGGAAGTACACAGTTGCAGTGgagatttttgcaattttgtcaTCTGCCTATGGCCTACTGTTGAGTATATTTGTGCCAAAATGTTACATTATTCTCATAAAACCAGAGAGAAATACTAAAAAACACTTGATGGGAAAACTTCGAAAGGCAAGTCTTTGA
- the LOC130435532 gene encoding extracellular calcium-sensing receptor-like: MIFAIEEINKNPSILPNHTLGYEIYNACGFFILQSALALSNGQEPVIDERNCTKIKTAHAIIGHSASTPTIGFARIMGRFHIPTISHFATCACLSNRKEFPSFFRTIPSDYYQSRALAQLVKHFGWTWLGALSNENDYGINGITTFIKAAQEEGICIEYSASFESTYSITSLTKTVEIIKSSTSKVIMAFMSHREIKMLVEELYRQNITGLQWIGSDAWITDDSLADGLGHSLLIGSVGFTARNAQIPGLGPFLQEVHPSQFPYSTFLREFWENVFKCSFSANSEQRKCNGSENLAYVQHPFTDVSDLRFINNVYQAVYAVAHALHNLLSCKQQKGPFSNATCGQTMTIQPWQVLHYLQTVNFSMKWGETVFFDSQGDPPARYELVNLQKVTKGTMEVATIGYYDATQPQGQQFTMNPVNIIWGGGLKSVPVSVCSESCPSGTRKAVQKGRPICCYDCIPCPPGEISNTTDASDCLKCPFGYWSNSRSDECIIKTVEFLSFTEIMGIILMMFGLIGAFLTLIVFVVFFQHRDTPIVKANNSELSFLLLFSLTLCFLCSLTFIGRPTEWSCMLRHTAFGITFVLCISCVLGKTIVVLMAFKATLPGSNVMKWFGPLQQRLSVLAFTLVQVLICVLWLTIYPPFPYMNINHDREKIILECHLGSSVGFWAVLGYIGVLAILCFILAFLARKLPDNFNEAKFITFSMLIFCAVWITFIPAYVSTPGKFTVAVEIFAILASSYSLLLCIFIPKCYVILLRPDGNTKKHLLGKMAH; encoded by the exons ATGATCTTTGCAATagaggaaataaataaaaatccaaGTATCCTTCCAAACCACACACTGGGATATGAAATCTATAATGCCTGTGGATTCTTCATCCTTCAGTCTGCACTTGCACTTTCCAATGGACAAGAACCTGTCATTGATGAAAGAAACTGCACAAAGATTAAAACTGCACATGCTATTATAGGACATTCGGCATCAACTCCAACCATTGGGTTTGCGAGAATAATGGGTCGATTTCATATACCCACA ATCAGTCATTTTGCCACCTGTGCCTGCCTGAGCAACAGAAAAGAGTTTCCTTCGTTCTTCAGGACCATTCCAAGTGACTACTATCAAAGCCGAGCGCTGGCCCAGCTGGTCAAACACTTCGGCTGGACATGGTTGGGAGCCTTAAGCAATGAAAATGATTATGGTATAAATGGCATCACCACATTTATTAAAGCTGCTCAAGAGGAGGGCATTTGCATTGAGTACTCGGCCTCATTTGAAAGCACATATTCAATAACTTCACTAACAAAAACAGTAGAAATCATCAAAAGCTCCACATCAAAGGTAATAATGGCCTTCATGTCACACAGAGAGATCAAGATGCTGGTTGAGGAATTATACAGGCAGAACATTACAGGTCTGCAGTGGATCGGAAGCGATGCTTGGATCACAGATGATTCGCTTGCAGACGGCCTGGGCCACTCTCTGCTAATCGGGTCTGTAGGATTTACTGCCCGCAACGCACAGATCCCTGGACTAGGCCCTTTTCTACAAGAAGTGCATCCATCTCAGTTCCCTTATAGCACGTTTCTCAGAGAATTCtgggaaaatgtatttaaatgctcatttagTGCGAATAGTGAGCAAAGGAAATGTAATGGCTCTGAGAATTTAGCATATGTTCAACATCCTTTCACTGATGTGTCTGATCTGAGATTCATCAACAATGTCTATCAGGCTGTGTATGCAGTTGCTCATGCACTACACAATTTACTCTCATGTAAGCAACAAAAAGGCCCTTTTAGTAATGCCACGTGTGGCCAGACCATGACAATACAACCCTGGCAG gttttacattatttacaaactGTAAATTTCAGCATGAAATGGGGAGAAACTGTGTTTTTTGACAGCCAAGGTGACCCCCCTGCAAGATATGAACTGGTAAATTTGCAAAAGGTCACAAAAGGCACCATGGAGGTGGCAACAATTGGCTACTATGATGCAACCCAGCCCCAAGGCCAACAGTTTACCATGAACCCCGTCAACATCATCTGGGGAGGTGGACTAAAGAGC GTGCCTGTCTCTGTTTGCAGTGAGAGTTGTCCCTCTGGTACTAGGAAGGCTGTACAGAAAGGAAGACCCATCTGTTGTTATGATTGTATTCCATGTCCTCCAGGAGAGATTAGCAACACAACAG ATGCATCTGACTGTTTGAAGTGCCCTTTTGGATACTGGTCCAATAGCAGAAGTGATGAGTGTATCATAAAGACAGTGGAATTCCTGTCATTCACCGAAATCATGGGTATCATTTTGATGATGTTTGGGTTAATCGGTGCATTTCTAACCTTGATTGTATTTGTAGTTTTCTTTCAACACAGAGACACTCCTATAGTAAAAGCCAACAACTCCGAGCTGAGCTTCCTGCTGCTCTTCTCATtgactctgtgttttctctgttcacttACTTTCATTGGTCGCCCCACTGAGTGGTCCTGTATGTTACGTCACACAGCGTTTGGGATCACTTTTGTCCTCTGTATCTCCTGTGTTCTGGGGAAAACAATAGTTGTGTTAATGGCCTTCAAGGCCACACTTCCAGGAAGTAAtgtcatgaaatggtttgggcctTTACAACAGAGACTCAGTGTTCTTGCCTTTACACTTGTACAGGTTCTTATTTGTGTGCTTTGGTTGACAATATACCCACCGTTTCCATATATGAACATTAACCATGATAGAGAAAAGATAATCTTGGAATGTCATTTAGGTTCTTCTGTAGGTTTCTGGGCTGTGCTGGGTTATATTGGCGTACTAGCCATCTTGTGCTTCATTCTGGCTTTTCTGGCTCGGAAGCTGCCTGATAACTTCAATGAAGCTAAATTCATCACATTCAGTATGCTCATATTCTGTGCTGTGTGGATCACATTTATTCCAGCTTACGTAAGCACACCTGGAAAGTTTACAGTAGCTGTGGAGATATTTGCCATTCTGGCCTCCAGTTATAGTTTGCTGCTATGTATTTTTATTCCAAAATGTTATGTCATTCTTTTAAGACCGGACGGCAACACGAAAAAACATCTACTAGGAAAAATGGCACATTAA